One stretch of Candidatus Eisenbacteria bacterium DNA includes these proteins:
- the folK gene encoding 2-amino-4-hydroxy-6-hydroxymethyldihydropteridine diphosphokinase, producing the protein MTRVFVGIGSNLGDREYLIRKAVGELRALPVTALVRVSSLYDTDPVGEIEQPPFLNAVAWLETELEARALLWQLLLIEQRMGRVRAQRWGPRSIDLDLLFFGDTSLDEPDLKLPHPEAHRRAFVLYPLQELDPDFLHPLTREHIRKLIRRLDPTPSVRKGGRFWY; encoded by the coding sequence GTGACGCGGGTGTTCGTCGGCATCGGATCGAACCTGGGCGACCGGGAGTACCTCATCCGGAAGGCCGTCGGGGAGCTTCGCGCGCTGCCCGTGACCGCGCTTGTCCGGGTCTCGTCGCTATACGACACCGACCCGGTCGGCGAGATCGAGCAGCCGCCCTTCCTGAACGCGGTCGCCTGGCTCGAGACCGAGCTCGAAGCGCGGGCCCTCCTCTGGCAGCTCCTCCTGATCGAGCAGCGGATGGGGCGCGTCCGCGCGCAGCGCTGGGGCCCACGGTCGATCGACCTCGACCTTCTCTTCTTTGGAGACACGTCGCTCGACGAGCCCGACCTCAAGCTTCCGCACCCCGAGGCGCACCGCCGTGCGTTCGTGCTGTATCCGCTCCAGGAGCTGGATCCCGATTTCCTGCACCCCCTGACGCGCGAGCACATCCGCAAACTGATACGCCGGCTCGACCCCACTCCCTCCGTCCGCAAGGGCGGCCGTTTCTGGTACTGA
- a CDS encoding deoxynucleoside kinase encodes MTSALGRYIAIEGVIGVGKTSLAKLLAERFHARLVLEEPEANPFLPDFYKDPRRYAFQTQMFFLVSRYKDLRERVHPDLFHEGIVADYLFQKDRIFANLNLNDRELTLYNAIAPQLEAEVPTPDLVVYLQASPEVIAQRVQQRGRQYERLMDPKYTATLTEAYNYFFFHYREAPLLVVSTDEMNFVDRRSDLEDLIHRVEQHREGVAYVNPGARAGEGR; translated from the coding sequence GTGACCTCGGCGCTCGGCCGCTACATCGCGATCGAAGGGGTGATCGGGGTGGGGAAGACCTCGCTCGCCAAGCTCCTGGCCGAGCGCTTCCACGCGCGGCTCGTTCTGGAAGAGCCAGAGGCGAATCCGTTCCTTCCGGATTTCTACAAGGATCCCCGGCGCTACGCGTTCCAGACGCAGATGTTCTTCCTCGTCAGCCGCTACAAGGATCTGCGCGAGCGAGTTCACCCCGATCTCTTTCACGAAGGAATCGTGGCGGACTATCTCTTCCAGAAGGATCGCATTTTCGCGAACCTGAACCTGAACGATCGGGAGCTGACGCTCTATAACGCGATCGCGCCGCAGCTCGAGGCCGAGGTCCCGACGCCCGACCTGGTCGTCTATCTCCAGGCGAGCCCCGAGGTCATCGCTCAGCGGGTGCAACAACGGGGGCGCCAGTACGAGCGGCTGATGGATCCGAAGTACACGGCGACGCTCACGGAAGCGTACAATTACTTCTTCTTCCACTATCGCGAGGCACCGCTTCTGGTGGTCAGCACCGACGAGATGAACTTCGTCGACCGCCGCTCGGACCTCGAGGATCTCATCCACCGGGTCGAGCAGCATCGCGAGGGGGTCGCCTACGTGAATCCAGGCGCGCGGGCGGGGGAGGGGCGTTGA